One genomic region from Jeotgalibacillus haloalkalitolerans encodes:
- a CDS encoding PTS transporter subunit EIIC, with protein MSGKLQKYEPTVKEVIRLIGGKENIQGAAHCATRLRIVTEDQDKISVKDIEQLEFVKGAFIAGDQLQIIFGAGTVNDVYKVFQQQAGMDDMSLSDVKGASAKKQNAFQRGIKALSDVFVQIIPGLLAAALLMGITGLLSQPGVFGEQSVVDMFPAITGINRFIQIMSTGIFTILPLLVVWSATKRFGGNPVLGLVIGAIMLHPDLGNAYAVASGDVDAEMINILGLNVELVGFQGGIIVALLMGLVVAKLDNFFTRVVPDMIKLFLAPFLTVTLSGLLLFIIVGPIGRFLAEGLTSSLLWATENLGVVGFVIFAGVQQVIVITGLHHVIGAVEAQLIADTGLNFIMPLMSVALMGQGGAVLGYLYLRWHDKKARQIGISSFGSILFGISEPALFGINVRYKFPLIAGCLASAIAGAYVFFLNINALGFGATAVPGIAIVSTTGGGHLHYVIANVAALALGAVFTAAYGKVKKPSFDV; from the coding sequence ATGAGTGGAAAGCTTCAAAAATACGAACCAACTGTTAAAGAAGTCATTCGTCTCATAGGCGGGAAAGAAAATATCCAGGGAGCGGCACATTGTGCAACGCGACTCCGGATCGTCACAGAAGATCAGGACAAAATTTCAGTAAAAGATATAGAGCAGCTTGAATTTGTCAAAGGCGCATTCATTGCAGGTGACCAGCTGCAGATTATTTTTGGCGCAGGCACTGTGAATGATGTCTATAAAGTATTTCAGCAGCAGGCTGGAATGGATGACATGTCACTTAGCGATGTCAAAGGCGCTTCAGCAAAAAAGCAGAATGCATTTCAGCGCGGGATTAAAGCGTTATCAGATGTGTTTGTACAGATTATCCCGGGGCTTTTAGCAGCTGCATTATTAATGGGGATCACCGGTCTGCTCAGTCAGCCTGGGGTGTTTGGAGAACAGTCAGTTGTAGACATGTTCCCTGCAATTACAGGTATTAACCGATTTATTCAGATTATGTCTACGGGAATCTTTACGATTTTGCCATTGCTCGTTGTATGGTCTGCTACTAAGAGGTTTGGCGGTAACCCCGTTTTAGGTCTTGTCATCGGGGCAATTATGCTTCATCCGGACCTTGGTAACGCCTATGCAGTGGCAAGTGGTGATGTTGATGCTGAAATGATCAACATTTTAGGATTGAATGTAGAGCTTGTAGGATTCCAGGGCGGAATTATCGTTGCCCTGCTGATGGGTCTTGTTGTAGCAAAGCTGGATAACTTCTTCACGCGTGTCGTTCCTGACATGATTAAGTTATTCCTGGCACCGTTTTTAACTGTAACGTTATCAGGTTTACTATTGTTCATTATCGTTGGACCAATTGGCCGTTTCCTTGCTGAAGGTTTGACGTCAAGTCTGCTATGGGCAACTGAAAACCTTGGTGTTGTTGGATTTGTTATTTTTGCAGGTGTGCAGCAGGTGATCGTAATTACAGGTCTTCACCACGTGATTGGCGCTGTGGAAGCACAATTGATCGCAGATACAGGCTTAAACTTCATTATGCCGCTGATGTCTGTAGCACTGATGGGACAGGGTGGCGCAGTACTTGGTTACCTTTACCTTCGCTGGCACGATAAAAAAGCGCGTCAAATTGGTATTTCATCTTTTGGATCGATTTTATTTGGTATTTCAGAGCCCGCACTGTTCGGGATTAATGTACGCTATAAATTTCCGCTGATCGCAGGCTGTCTTGCGAGTGCGATTGCTGGTGCTTATGTATTCTTCCTGAATATTAACGCACTTGGATTCGGTGCAACAGCAGTACCTGGTATTGCGATTGTATCTACCACTGGTGGCGGACACCTTCATTACGTGATTGCCAATGTAGCAGCGCTTGCATTAGGTGCAGTATTTACAGCGGCTTATGGAAAGGTGAAGAAACCAAGCTTTGATGTTTAA
- a CDS encoding Glu/Leu/Phe/Val family dehydrogenase, protein MQYQTRSIVQESLDALMDDKMFLPDLLNGPRKKAFSSLGAVLSTPNKIHKSFLRIVLEKGEIVRIPAFRVQHNNAMGPYKGGIRFHESVNEDEVINLAFLMTLKNSLHDVPFGGGKGGVVVNPREFTTKELNLISKKYVQYFADVIGPDKDIPAPDMGSGEREMDWMMGEYKNIKPGQPYRGSFTGKSVINGGSLGRREATGKGVYFTFRYLMSDFIKKQQSWLEKTGSPYAKTALSLYEKPLKVAVQGFGNVGSVTALEAFKCQQLQNKVIAVSDRNCTLFNDDGLDIPALVSYTASNQGDLPHTDEQLKESGVQADILHRDDVLTMDVDVLMLAALEEQIHNGNKDKIKAKVIVEGANAPVTAEADDYLNEKGVIVVPDILANAGGVIVSYFEWLQGRETQFYSEEQIYKKLYDKMQGTMETILPKYFGDPHSLRENCYIHSVMKLSTVLYKQGKLF, encoded by the coding sequence ATGCAATATCAGACAAGATCAATCGTACAGGAATCTTTAGATGCACTGATGGATGATAAAATGTTTTTGCCGGATCTTCTAAACGGACCGAGAAAGAAAGCGTTCTCATCTTTAGGGGCAGTGTTATCTACACCTAACAAGATACATAAATCCTTTCTCAGAATCGTTCTTGAAAAAGGCGAAATTGTGCGGATACCTGCTTTCAGGGTTCAGCATAACAATGCAATGGGTCCCTATAAGGGAGGAATTCGTTTTCATGAATCAGTAAATGAAGATGAAGTCATTAACCTGGCGTTTCTGATGACCCTGAAAAATTCACTTCACGATGTACCATTTGGTGGGGGAAAAGGTGGAGTAGTCGTCAATCCGCGTGAATTTACCACAAAAGAACTGAACCTGATTTCTAAAAAATATGTTCAATATTTTGCTGATGTCATTGGTCCTGATAAGGATATACCTGCGCCTGATATGGGCAGCGGGGAGCGTGAGATGGACTGGATGATGGGAGAATATAAAAATATTAAGCCGGGCCAGCCTTACAGAGGAAGCTTTACGGGTAAGAGCGTGATTAACGGAGGTTCTCTTGGCAGACGCGAAGCCACAGGTAAAGGGGTTTATTTCACATTCCGCTACCTGATGTCTGATTTTATTAAAAAGCAGCAATCATGGCTTGAAAAAACGGGCAGCCCCTATGCAAAAACAGCCCTGTCGCTATATGAAAAACCTTTGAAGGTAGCGGTTCAGGGGTTTGGTAATGTAGGGTCAGTGACGGCACTTGAGGCTTTTAAATGCCAGCAGCTGCAAAATAAAGTAATCGCAGTCAGTGACCGGAATTGTACGCTTTTTAACGATGACGGGCTGGATATACCTGCACTTGTTTCTTACACTGCTTCAAATCAGGGGGATCTTCCTCATACAGATGAGCAGCTTAAAGAAAGCGGTGTTCAGGCTGACATTCTTCATCGTGATGATGTGCTGACGATGGATGTGGATGTTTTAATGCTTGCAGCACTCGAAGAGCAGATCCATAACGGAAATAAGGATAAAATCAAGGCAAAGGTCATTGTTGAAGGTGCCAATGCCCCGGTAACAGCAGAAGCAGATGACTACTTAAATGAAAAAGGTGTCATTGTGGTTCCTGATATTCTTGCTAATGCCGGCGGGGTGATTGTGTCATATTTTGAATGGCTGCAGGGAAGGGAAACACAGTTTTATTCAGAAGAGCAGATCTATAAGAAACTTTACGATAAAATGCAGGGGACAATGGAGACAATTCTTCCTAAATACTTCGGGGACCCGCATTCTCTTCGTGAAAACTGCTACATTCATTCAGTGATGAAGCTATCAACCGTTTTATATAAGCAGGGAAAACTGTTTTAA
- a CDS encoding proline dehydrogenase family protein translates to MIIASALNQFFTTLAYNQLFIDISRRNGMDLGGSHFVGGEKTGDMVKQVKKLNSNGIGATIDCLGEFVKTEEDTKKYVDNCFKAIHAIRDEKLNAQISLKLFSVGLEVGKETAIRNMDEILKEAKKYNVFVTINMEEYKNCEDIISVFETLKENHENIGIALQANLFRTETDVERLDPFSPAIRFVKGAYIESRDVDINNKSYVDENYKKLVKTQLLKGNYTQVATHDNDMIDFVKQVVKEHDIPKEQFEFQMLQGMREEKQKELAEEGWNMVVYVPFGKDWYTYFMKRLAERPANIGFTLMSMARR, encoded by the coding sequence ATGATCATTGCATCTGCTTTAAATCAGTTCTTTACAACTCTGGCTTATAATCAGCTGTTCATTGATATTTCAAGACGTAACGGTATGGACCTTGGCGGTTCTCATTTTGTTGGCGGGGAAAAAACAGGTGATATGGTGAAGCAGGTTAAAAAGTTAAACAGTAACGGAATTGGTGCTACGATTGACTGTCTCGGAGAATTTGTAAAAACAGAGGAAGATACAAAAAAATATGTTGATAACTGCTTTAAAGCCATTCATGCCATCAGAGATGAAAAGCTGAATGCACAAATCTCACTCAAGCTTTTCAGTGTTGGACTGGAAGTTGGGAAAGAGACTGCGATTCGGAACATGGATGAAATTCTGAAGGAAGCAAAAAAGTATAATGTGTTTGTCACAATCAATATGGAAGAATACAAAAACTGCGAGGATATTATCTCTGTTTTTGAAACATTAAAAGAGAACCATGAGAACATTGGCATTGCATTGCAGGCGAATCTTTTCAGAACAGAGACTGACGTTGAAAGACTTGATCCCTTTTCTCCGGCAATCCGTTTTGTCAAAGGGGCCTATATTGAATCGCGTGATGTAGACATCAATAACAAATCATATGTAGATGAAAACTATAAAAAACTGGTCAAGACGCAGCTGTTGAAAGGGAATTATACACAGGTTGCCACACATGATAATGACATGATCGATTTTGTGAAACAGGTTGTAAAAGAGCATGACATTCCGAAAGAACAATTTGAATTCCAGATGCTTCAGGGTATGCGGGAAGAGAAGCAGAAGGAACTTGCTGAAGAAGGATGGAACATGGTTGTGTATGTACCGTTTGGTAAAGACTGGTACACCTATTTTATGAAACGCTTAGCTGAAAGACCGGCAAACATCGGTTTCACACTCATGTCGATGGCAAGAAGGTAG
- a CDS encoding DUF1648 domain-containing protein has protein sequence MLHPNRPVIQIEKPFWAKLFSLISLILLVVATAYLAISWGNLSDVIPIHFNAAGEADGFGGKWSAIMLPVIGFVMWGSLTALERVPHTYNYLGKITEENAEKQYLNGVLMMNVIKNLCVLLFAYITYELTLIGTGGSANLSAGVMPVFLTLLFSSMGWFIYRSIKL, from the coding sequence ATGCTTCATCCAAACAGACCAGTTATTCAAATCGAAAAACCTTTTTGGGCAAAACTATTCAGTCTGATTTCGCTGATCTTACTCGTGGTGGCTACAGCATATCTTGCAATTTCATGGGGAAACCTCTCAGATGTGATTCCGATTCACTTTAATGCAGCCGGTGAAGCAGATGGATTTGGCGGTAAATGGAGTGCAATCATGCTGCCGGTGATCGGTTTTGTCATGTGGGGAAGCCTAACTGCACTGGAAAGAGTGCCACATACTTATAATTATTTGGGGAAAATAACTGAAGAAAATGCAGAGAAGCAATACTTGAACGGTGTATTAATGATGAATGTCATAAAGAACCTCTGCGTGTTATTATTTGCTTATATTACATATGAACTTACGTTGATCGGAACCGGAGGCAGTGCAAATTTGTCAGCCGGGGTCATGCCTGTTTTTCTGACACTGTTATTCAGTTCAATGGGCTGGTTTATTTACAGATCAATTAAGCTGTGA
- a CDS encoding superoxide dismutase family protein — translation MKNYTIGLVISMIAAGLGGCQMLQDSTVPASAVPVIESEMVNSGGEKIGTATFQESDEGVVIQLSVKGLEPGEKAVHIHKTGVCTPPEFDSAGSHFNPGKKQHGFENPKGYHAGDLPNLKVDEDGTIDLELTVKELTLEKDNTHSLLDEDGSAIVIHEGPDDYKTDPSGNSGARIACGEING, via the coding sequence ATGAAAAACTATACGATTGGTCTTGTCATCAGCATGATTGCAGCAGGGCTCGGCGGGTGTCAGATGCTTCAGGACAGTACAGTTCCCGCGAGCGCAGTACCAGTGATTGAGTCTGAAATGGTGAACAGCGGGGGCGAAAAAATCGGAACAGCCACTTTTCAGGAGAGTGATGAAGGTGTCGTCATTCAGCTGTCTGTCAAAGGACTGGAGCCGGGAGAAAAAGCGGTTCATATTCATAAAACAGGTGTATGTACCCCACCTGAATTTGATTCTGCCGGCAGTCACTTTAACCCCGGAAAGAAGCAGCACGGGTTCGAGAATCCAAAGGGTTACCATGCCGGCGACCTGCCAAATCTGAAGGTTGATGAAGACGGTACGATTGACCTTGAATTAACTGTGAAAGAACTGACGCTTGAAAAAGACAATACGCATTCTCTGCTGGATGAGGATGGAAGTGCCATTGTGATTCATGAAGGTCCTGATGACTACAAAACAGATCCGTCAGGGAATTCCGGTGCAAGGATTGCATGCGGGGAGATTAATGGATAA
- a CDS encoding LTA synthase family protein, translated as MKKAWLMYGDYLIFILILLIKMIIVGPATGTYFGIHLFFVSLGAIILISFWSLWISPRIRRWVLFYLSILLTILIASNIWYYRYFTDLLSVALIIQIPQMGAVGGGLEDLIYPADFLLFADSFIWAALRLKDRKRSFADYPAKRRSKAALIAAVTGIVLFFTPLVISAADRDEWLVQDSLSNMRNYFKLGMIGHHILDIGRELDDQFIEEKTLTASQLSEMQRFFDSNRAGSADEALDGKPNVIVIQLESFQNSVLDQEIDGQEITPFLNDFKNEVMYFPNFYHQTHQGRTSDAEFILNTSFYPLKAGSVYTRYPDHSYDSLPEKMESAGYETAAFHAFEKTFWNRDEVYENFGFDHFYSIADFPEGDIIGLTLNDEDFFLSSVDRMVEMNDPFYAFMVALTSHTPYDFPDDKKELNLDSLEEEIIQNYYHNIHFVDRAFGSMVEKLKDEGIWEDALVVAYGDHDSGLQEPERDMAEMAQAESAVDYLNLGRKVPLFMKLPGMQDGSVMEQTGGQMDIAPTILSLLGLDKGYMMGNSLLSEDPRLTVFRDGSFIYDDYYYKADLTSERENGECYSLDTEEPADKSNCSQMLYEAASHLRMSDTIIKKNGVGQLQGQNIEE; from the coding sequence TTGAAAAAAGCATGGCTGATGTATGGAGACTATCTGATTTTTATACTTATTTTACTTATTAAAATGATCATCGTAGGACCTGCGACAGGTACTTATTTCGGTATTCATTTATTTTTTGTTAGTCTTGGTGCCATTATACTGATTTCTTTTTGGTCTCTATGGATTTCACCACGCATCAGACGCTGGGTTTTATTTTATCTGAGTATATTGCTTACGATATTAATCGCGTCTAATATATGGTATTACCGTTATTTTACAGATTTACTGTCTGTTGCGCTGATTATTCAGATCCCGCAGATGGGTGCAGTTGGAGGTGGCCTTGAGGATTTAATTTACCCGGCAGATTTTCTGCTGTTTGCAGATTCATTCATCTGGGCTGCGCTGCGGTTAAAGGACCGGAAAAGAAGCTTTGCTGATTATCCGGCGAAGAGGCGCTCCAAAGCTGCATTAATCGCTGCTGTAACTGGTATCGTTCTGTTTTTTACTCCGCTCGTCATCAGTGCAGCAGATCGGGATGAATGGCTTGTGCAGGATTCATTATCTAATATGCGTAATTACTTCAAGCTCGGAATGATCGGTCACCATATACTTGATATAGGAAGAGAGCTGGATGATCAGTTCATTGAAGAGAAAACGCTGACTGCTTCTCAGTTAAGTGAGATGCAGCGCTTTTTTGACAGTAATCGTGCAGGGTCAGCTGATGAAGCTTTAGACGGAAAGCCCAATGTGATCGTGATTCAGCTGGAATCCTTTCAAAACTCTGTGCTGGATCAGGAAATCGATGGTCAGGAGATTACTCCATTTTTAAATGACTTTAAAAATGAAGTCATGTATTTTCCTAACTTTTATCATCAGACACATCAGGGGAGAACCTCGGATGCTGAATTTATTCTGAACACTTCATTTTATCCATTAAAGGCAGGGTCGGTTTATACAAGATATCCTGATCATTCATATGATTCACTCCCTGAAAAAATGGAGTCAGCAGGCTATGAAACGGCAGCCTTTCATGCGTTTGAAAAAACATTCTGGAACCGTGATGAAGTATATGAAAACTTTGGATTTGATCATTTTTACAGCATCGCGGATTTTCCAGAAGGGGATATCATCGGTCTGACGTTAAATGATGAAGATTTCTTTTTATCATCAGTTGACCGGATGGTTGAGATGAATGATCCATTTTACGCTTTTATGGTGGCGTTAACGAGCCACACACCATATGACTTTCCAGATGATAAAAAAGAATTGAATCTGGACAGTCTTGAAGAAGAAATTATTCAGAATTACTATCACAATATTCATTTTGTAGACCGGGCATTTGGTTCAATGGTTGAAAAGCTAAAAGATGAAGGAATATGGGAAGACGCACTGGTGGTTGCTTACGGTGACCATGACAGCGGGCTTCAGGAGCCTGAAAGAGACATGGCCGAGATGGCTCAGGCGGAATCAGCGGTTGATTACCTGAATCTCGGGAGGAAGGTGCCGTTATTTATGAAGCTGCCCGGCATGCAGGATGGCAGCGTGATGGAACAGACCGGGGGACAAATGGATATCGCGCCAACGATTTTGTCATTACTCGGACTGGATAAAGGGTATATGATGGGTAATTCCCTGTTAAGTGAAGACCCGAGATTGACTGTATTCAGGGATGGTTCATTTATCTATGATGACTATTATTATAAAGCTGATCTGACAAGCGAGAGAGAAAATGGAGAATGCTACAGCCTTGATACTGAAGAACCAGCAGACAAATCGAATTGTTCTCAGATGCTGTATGAAGCAGCTTCCCATTTAAGAATGTCAGACACGATTATTAAGAAAAACGGTGTTGGTCAGCTTCAGGGACAAAATATTGAGGAATAA
- a CDS encoding peptidylprolyl isomerase codes for MAKTGYIDLTNGHKISFELYPEEAPGTVQNFEKLANEGFYDGLNFHRVIPGFVSQGGCPNKNGTGGPGYTIKCETEGNPHRHQPGSLSMAHAGRDTGGSQFFIVHESQPHLDGVHTVFGKVTEGLEHAQGMEQGAGINEIRVNG; via the coding sequence ATGGCAAAAACAGGTTACATTGATTTAACAAATGGACATAAAATTTCTTTTGAACTTTACCCTGAAGAAGCACCGGGTACAGTTCAAAACTTTGAAAAGCTTGCGAATGAAGGTTTCTACGACGGTCTTAACTTCCACCGCGTGATCCCTGGTTTCGTAAGTCAGGGCGGATGCCCAAACAAGAATGGTACTGGCGGCCCCGGTTACACAATTAAATGTGAAACTGAAGGCAACCCGCACCGTCATCAGCCAGGTTCACTTTCAATGGCTCACGCCGGCAGAGACACTGGCGGCAGCCAATTCTTCATCGTACACGAGTCACAGCCTCACTTAGATGGCGTGCATACAGTGTTCGGTAAAGTAACAGAAGGTCTTGAGCATGCACAAGGTATGGAACAGGGCGCAGGCATCAACGAAATCCGCGTGAACGGTTAA
- a CDS encoding DUF1206 domain-containing protein: MSQLTMKSNDTSEEVKPWVRRLGRFGYMSKGAVYGIVGILALLAALGVGGETTDTSGALQQVATLPFGEVLLWIVGIGLFFYVMWEIVRAIFDPQHKGNDAKGIATRIAYAVSGVIYAGLAVSALQIAMNAGSGGGNSEQTISAMLLGQPFGQWLVGILGAGVIIYGLYNIYTGYKEKFMSKLIINDMSESEKKLARKSGKIGLTARGVVLAMVGFFFIQTAITSNPDQSKGLDGALGEIASQPYGQVLLGLAAAGLVLYAVYEIIRGRYARMNFGKNE, translated from the coding sequence ATGAGTCAGCTGACAATGAAATCAAATGACACGTCGGAGGAAGTGAAACCATGGGTTCGCCGGTTGGGACGTTTCGGTTATATGTCTAAAGGTGCGGTATATGGCATTGTAGGAATACTTGCACTGCTTGCTGCACTTGGAGTAGGCGGCGAAACGACTGATACATCAGGTGCGCTTCAGCAGGTCGCGACACTTCCATTTGGAGAAGTTCTGCTCTGGATCGTCGGGATTGGGCTTTTCTTTTATGTAATGTGGGAAATTGTACGTGCAATATTCGACCCTCAGCATAAAGGCAATGATGCAAAAGGAATTGCTACAAGGATTGCCTATGCAGTGAGCGGTGTGATTTATGCCGGGCTAGCTGTATCCGCTCTTCAGATTGCGATGAATGCAGGGAGCGGTGGAGGAAATTCAGAACAGACGATCTCCGCTATGCTGCTTGGTCAGCCTTTTGGTCAGTGGCTTGTCGGTATATTAGGTGCGGGCGTCATTATCTACGGGTTATATAACATTTATACAGGTTATAAGGAGAAGTTTATGAGCAAGCTGATCATAAACGATATGAGTGAAAGTGAGAAAAAACTCGCACGTAAATCTGGAAAAATTGGTCTGACTGCCAGGGGCGTTGTGCTGGCAATGGTGGGATTCTTTTTCATACAGACCGCCATTACATCAAATCCGGATCAGTCAAAAGGGCTTGATGGCGCACTGGGAGAAATCGCTTCACAGCCATACGGACAGGTACTGCTTGGTCTTGCAGCAGCAGGTCTGGTTCTGTACGCAGTCTATGAAATCATCAGAGGAAGATATGCAAGAATGAACTTTGGGAAAAATGAATAA
- a CDS encoding LacI family DNA-binding transcriptional regulator produces the protein MKVTINDIAKQAGVAKSTVSRYLNGGRISQKTSEKIKRIIEEHNYEPNSFARSLKSRKTGFVGVVAPALDSFVTSKILIRMDEELRTRGYTTLISNTSHSIEREIESLQNLQRQKVDGMILFATELTPAHFELIESLTVPLLIIGQETDQTHCIVFDDFQAGYKMGECIASAGHKKISYIGVDETDVAVGQRRRKGIETACRDNGAEDIQFFRSGFDFDSAMLAAEKSLEHSQASAIICATDTIALGAMRVIREKGYRIPEDISVSGFGGYTVSKMIHPSLVTVEFDYQETGYLAASTIVKLMQSEEVDQLQRPHFKIREGESVKGKK, from the coding sequence ATGAAAGTCACGATTAATGACATCGCAAAACAGGCAGGTGTTGCAAAAAGTACTGTCTCCCGTTATTTAAACGGAGGGCGCATCAGCCAGAAAACAAGCGAAAAAATCAAACGGATTATTGAAGAGCATAATTATGAGCCGAACTCATTCGCCAGAAGTCTGAAATCCAGAAAGACAGGCTTTGTGGGAGTGGTGGCGCCTGCTCTGGATTCGTTTGTTACCTCTAAGATCCTGATCAGAATGGATGAAGAGCTGAGAACCCGCGGTTACACAACGCTGATCAGTAATACGAGTCACAGCATTGAAAGAGAAATCGAAAGTCTGCAGAATCTTCAGCGTCAAAAGGTTGATGGCATGATCCTGTTTGCAACGGAACTCACACCTGCACACTTTGAACTGATCGAATCCCTGACTGTACCTCTGTTAATCATCGGCCAGGAAACAGACCAGACCCACTGTATTGTATTCGACGATTTTCAGGCCGGCTATAAAATGGGGGAGTGTATTGCTTCAGCAGGGCATAAAAAAATCTCGTATATCGGGGTGGATGAAACAGATGTTGCTGTAGGTCAGCGCAGGAGAAAAGGAATTGAAACGGCCTGCAGAGACAATGGAGCTGAAGATATACAATTTTTCAGAAGCGGTTTTGACTTTGACAGTGCAATGCTTGCGGCTGAAAAAAGCCTGGAGCATTCACAGGCATCAGCCATTATTTGTGCGACAGATACCATTGCCTTAGGTGCAATGAGGGTAATCAGAGAAAAGGGCTACCGTATTCCGGAGGATATTTCAGTCAGCGGATTCGGCGGGTACACGGTATCCAAAATGATTCATCCTTCGCTTGTGACAGTTGAATTCGACTACCAGGAAACAGGTTATCTGGCAGCTTCTACAATTGTGAAGCTGATGCAGTCTGAGGAAGTTGATCAGCTTCAGCGTCCACATTTTAAAATCCGTGAAGGCGAAAGTGTAAAAGGAAAAAAATAG
- a CDS encoding S8 family peptidase, whose protein sequence is MKKRSMLMSLLLAASLSVPSVAGAAPDQERGQETFRVYVEATGASAKSAKQSLKEQYEPRWELSENGFSTEMNEKQFNALQKNKNIKVTKVQEVQLETDVRASEYETMAGEYPTQQTPWGIKAIYNNPNQTTTSGGAGVNIAVLDTGVFTSHYDLVNTVEQCKDFTQSTPLVNGACNDANGHGTHVAGSALADGGSDKAGIYGVAPDADLWAYKVLGDNGSGYSDDIAAAIRHAADQATATGTKTVINMSLGSAGQDSLITNAVNYAYSKGVLVVAAAGNSGPNQGSIGYPGALTNAIAVAALENRQQNGTYRVADFSSRGYAATDGDYFIQQGDVEISAPGAAIYSTWPGGGYNTISGTSMATPHVAGLAAKVWAANPGYSHTQLRTVLQNRAKANDILGGYGAAYGDDYASGFGFAKVN, encoded by the coding sequence ATGAAGAAAAGAAGTATGCTTATGAGTTTATTGCTTGCGGCAAGCTTATCTGTTCCTTCAGTGGCAGGTGCTGCACCTGATCAGGAAAGAGGTCAGGAAACATTCAGAGTATATGTTGAGGCAACTGGTGCTTCTGCAAAAAGTGCTAAGCAATCTCTGAAAGAACAGTATGAACCCCGCTGGGAATTGAGCGAAAACGGCTTTTCTACTGAAATGAATGAAAAGCAGTTCAACGCACTTCAGAAGAATAAAAATATCAAAGTAACAAAGGTTCAGGAAGTACAGCTTGAAACGGATGTCCGTGCAAGTGAATATGAAACAATGGCCGGGGAGTACCCGACTCAGCAAACACCATGGGGAATTAAAGCAATCTACAATAACCCTAACCAGACAACAACTTCAGGTGGTGCGGGTGTCAATATCGCAGTTCTTGATACAGGCGTTTTCACAAGCCACTATGATCTTGTCAACACTGTAGAACAGTGTAAGGATTTCACACAGTCTACACCACTTGTAAATGGTGCTTGTAATGATGCGAATGGTCACGGTACACACGTAGCCGGTTCTGCTCTTGCTGATGGTGGTAGTGATAAAGCCGGTATTTACGGCGTCGCACCTGATGCAGATCTTTGGGCTTATAAAGTACTGGGCGATAACGGATCAGGTTATTCAGATGACATCGCAGCAGCGATTCGTCACGCAGCTGATCAGGCAACAGCTACAGGAACAAAGACAGTCATTAACATGTCACTTGGTTCTGCAGGTCAGGACTCACTGATCACAAATGCAGTAAACTACGCATACAGCAAAGGTGTACTTGTCGTTGCTGCTGCTGGTAACTCAGGTCCAAACCAGGGCTCTATCGGATACCCTGGCGCTCTGACAAATGCAATTGCAGTAGCTGCTCTTGAAAATCGTCAGCAGAACGGTACATACCGCGTAGCAGACTTCTCATCACGTGGATATGCTGCAACTGATGGTGACTATTTCATTCAGCAGGGTGACGTTGAAATCTCAGCGCCAGGTGCTGCAATCTACTCAACATGGCCTGGTGGCGGTTATAACACAATCAGCGGTACATCAATGGCTACACCACACGTAGCAGGTCTTGCTGCGAAAGTATGGGCTGCTAACCCTGGTTACTCTCATACACAGCTGCGTACAGTGCTTCAAAACCGTGCAAAAGCGAACGATATCCTTGGCGGATACGGCGCTGCTTACGGCGATGATTATGCTTCAGGATTCGGTTTTGCAAAAGTGAACTAA